In Miscanthus floridulus cultivar M001 chromosome 8, ASM1932011v1, whole genome shotgun sequence, the sequence AACTTTGTAGGTCGCTAGCGAGTTGATTTTTTCCCCATCTCTCACTTTCATGCCTGAAAAAAATAATGTAAGCCGATGACGCAGTCACTGTGTTGGAGGCGTCCTTCCAAAAAAAAGTGTTAGGCTAGAGTGAAGTGGAAGATGATATTAGGACCATGTATATTCGTCGTTTTAGGACGGAGAGAGTAGTTTCTAGGGATGGAAGGATAAGATCATAAGATAGCGAGCATTACATGTAAAATTACATGTTGTCTAAGTAACAATGAAAAATCAGCCATCTAACATATAGAAGAAATGCCTCATAAAATGTGGACTCTTGGTAGTTTTATTAAGAGGGTGGTATAGTTAGACAAAGAGAACTATCTATTTGTTGTCCATCGAAGACATGGACAATTTATTTGTATTATACCAGCTAACATGCTAGGCCCTGTTTGGAACCACTTCTTTAAACTTTAGAGCGCTAAAAAATTTTAGAGCACTTTAGCTCAGTTTTGACTTTTGAGCTCTAAAGCTCTAATGTGAGGtggactaaagtttagagctaaTGTTAGACCACCTGTTTAGGGAActttagctctaaagtttagatgtCTACAGTTTAGAGGAACGGATCCAAACAAGCTACCATTGAAACCGTTCTCACATATCACATATTTTAATTAGAGGACGAATATTGCAAGAGCATTTACatatttcaaattttcaaatgatGCGTTCACAAAAGCTATACATCTCTACCTAATAGTACATCATCACAACTTGTACCTAATAGTAGCACATCATCACAACTTGTATTTCATGCCCAGCCAGGCCACTAGGCACTAGGCAGGGCACTCCTGGTCATCAGCCTTGTCCTGCCGCCGGGGCTCAGTGTCTCACTGCCCAGCTGCTGCGGTGTGTTGACGACTTCACATTGCGAGGGATGACAATTGGACATTGGAAGTTCCTACCTCACCTACTCCCTCGAAATAACCCAATACAATGCTGTGTGTGTATATTAATGTAGGGTTTCTATGCGTACAAAACGAGAGGAGTCTGGTATGCAGTATTCACAATACACAGCAGGTAACCCGTACATGTATAATTCCTAGTGCACCTCACAGTTCACTAGCTCACTGATGAGATCATGTGTTCTTCTCCAGGACCGAGAGCGCCGGCGCCAGGTAGTTGTTGGCCTTGTCTGGCAGATGAGCcacctgcagcagcagcagcaagctcacaCAGGTCACACATTGGTTAACCACATATCAGAAACCACATGGCATCACACATACAGCATGGCATGAGCATAAGACAGTAGGCTTACAAGTTCATATAGCTCACTCCCTTGCTCTGAAACATGCTCATAGCACACCTGAACAAACAATATGATGCATGGCCTCCAGGTTAGTTGCTTGCTGCACCACCAACGAACTCACAAGAGAAATCACAGGGGAGACGACTAGAGGATCTTACATCGAAGCTCTTGTTCCTCGCGGTCGAATCGTGCAGCGCTTTGACACAGATGTCTGCTACATCGGCACAGCTGATACCCTGCATCGACCACAAATTGGACGGTAGCGGTTATTAGCATGTACATTGATCGGCATGCCACGATCTGGAGACTCTTACAATATAATAGCGTAGTAAACTTCATTCATGCTCAATCACCTGAGATATCCTGTTCCCTTGGTCGAAGATCAAGGCGCGCTGACCGCCAGGTTCTTCCTAGAATAGCAAAACGAATGCCACGTTAGAATGCAGCACGGATTAAAGCAATTCACATACTGTTTGATCAGCCCTAGGAAAAGGACTCGGTGCTCCTATCTTATGTTGCCGTACCTGCAGTGGTCCTGGCCGTACAATTGTATATCCAAGGCCAGATCTCCTCAATGCATCCTCTCCAGCCTAGCAAAATTCATACAAAGCCGATTAATGTTTGCGTTAGGTGTGCATCAAGAATAGTTTAGACGTTTATGTGCATCAATTACCTTCTTTGCCTTCAGGACTTGTTCTCTCCTGTTAGCTTCAATTCCTGAGCCTGTGCACGAGACCAGTACAATGTCTGTTTCTTGACCGCTCTGGAAAATAACCACAATAAACAAAAGGAAATGAAAGGAAAGTTTAACGAACAATGATCATATCAACAGGTTGCACAAAGCAAATCCTTACCGGCAAGGCTTTTATGAACTCCATTTTGAGCTCAAAGTTTCTTTGGTCACTAGCTCCTTCAGATGAATCGCCAGGTCTCTGCACAAGGATTTGGTTAGTAACCGGTAGGCCAATACTTCAGCAGAATTAGTTTCTATTCATAATTGTGAATTGCTTGTACTGACCTGCTTCTTTGGTTCAAACCTAATGGTTAGTGTGTGGACAAGAAACGGGTTCAGTGGAGGATCCTGTGGGTTTACTGGGTGGAAAGATGAAAACGGCACTCTTACCTGCACAAATCAGATATTTCTTCATTTTTTTTTCCTGGCCAATGCAGAACCAGATACAAAGGATATATCATCAAACTTCACTTACTTACCCTGCAAAACCCAACTTTTGTGTTCATCCGGGCAAAATCCTTCTTGCTCTGTGAGGTGTCAGCCAGTGGACCAGTCTCAAGAATGATAACATATGATCTTCCATTTCCACCCACCGAAACAAAGCAAAAGAAGATGAACGCCAATGGACCCATTGCATCGGTTAGAGTGACCGCCATTGAAACTGTGTAACTGAAGATGAGCCAATTGGGAGAAGAGAATACAAGTACCTTGACGTTGTATCCGCGGAGCATGAGCTTGCGGACGACGATGCGGCCGATGGCGCCGACGACGAGGACGGTGGTGTCCTGCGCGCCGGGCACGGTGAAGTCGCACATGGGTCCGCCACGGAAGAGGACGGCAGGGTCCTGCTCCGCCaccgcggcggaggcggcgctggACATCTGGCCGAGCCGCGAGAACTTGCGCCACACCTCGTCGAACACCTGCCGGGACCGGCGGCCCAGCCCCACCGGGTTCACGATCACGTCGTCCAGCGCCACCATACCCCCACTACCGCCGAGGCCGCCGTTCGGTGCCTCGGTGGCCCCACCGTTcttggcctccgcgggctcgtcGGGGGCGAGCAGCGCCGTGGAGCCGGACTTGGTCGCCTTCCTGGGCCGGCGGTTCCGGGTCCTCCGGGGCTTTGCCGCTGCGGTCTCCTTGTCGAGCGTGGCGGACACCGTCGCCAGCCTAGTGGTTGAAGCGAAGCGGCATGAGTTGCCGTAGCGCCGCCCGCCGTCGCTGCGCGGGAGGCCGAGGAATGCCGAGGAGGAGGACGCGCAGTGGGGCGCCGCCATGGCGGCCATTATCCACCGCGCGCTCGCTCTCGTGAGTCGGGAGACCAGCCGGTCGAAGCGAGCAGGGAGCGTACGGTTAACGGTTCTGTCCCAAGAGATTCTTGGCTGCTCGGCGCTGGCTTTATCAGGCGCCCGGAGGAGGTGACGAAGAAGAATCTTCGGATCCCTCCGATCCACCACCATTCCCGCCGGCTTGAAATCAAATCACGTGTGGAGTGGGAGGCGCTCGCGTGGCAGTTGCGACGGCTGTCAGCTCAGGTTGTGGCTGCCATTGCTGCCAGGCCATGTGGGGCTGGGGCTCTCGCGGCAGAGGCGGACACCAAACTCGACAGCGACGACGAAGCGGGCGCGCTCGTTTGACGAAGGCGAGGAGGAATTTTGGGAGGGGAAGAGTGGTGGTGCTGCCAGGAGGCTATTAGGACCGGACCGGAGATCGAACCGGCGAAGCCGTCGGTTCACTGGTCCAACCGTTTTAGAACCGGTTGAACCACCGGTTTAATTATTTTGGACCGGACGAATTGAACCGGCCATAAAAACTCTGaaccagtatatatatatatatgctataatTAATAATTAACAGATGATAAACAACACAAATTTAATTGCACAACTATAAGGTTCATACGTATGTATAAATAGAATGACATGTTCTTAATTCAATTTAGCAACATATGATTGATCATATATACAAATAAACTAATAAAAACATAATTATATAACCACCTTTGAAATAATCTAGCCACAAGTCCACAACAGGTACTCCAAAATCAACATTTGTCTGTTGACGGTTCTTAACTCAAATGATCAAATTGTTAAAAGATAATAAACAACAACATCCCATAACGCATCGTAGCAAGATAGACCTTAACTTGACAGGTTCTAAAAAAGGATTTAAATAGTAATTCAAATATTCAGTGTTGGAAAATAATCTCAATGCTGAGATAAAGTGTACCATTGTGAAGAGCTCATCGAGATAATCAaaatagatatattatttatatattttagaGATAGAATGAAAAAGatattaaaatttgaaattaataaaaaaacatccAAAGTCAATCAACAACAAAAAACATAAAGCACGAAGCCTGACAGGCAAGTACTATACGCACGCACACAACACGCTCAAACACGCTAGGCCGGTAGGCGACAGTAGCAGAAAAGCCCAGGCCCAGCGCCAGTTGCTCACGCGGGATACCAGCAGGAAGCAGCACGCGCACCACCAGACGAGATTACCAAACCGGGACGGTTCAGACAGAACCGGCCGGTTCACCGGTTCCATAAAAAACTGGCCGGTTCAACCGGTTTTTAGCAGTTTGATTGCATAGACGGTCTTTTAAGTGAACTGGACCGGTCTAGGCTCTGGTTCGGTCTTTTAGCGGTCGAACCGCCGGTCCGGTCCGGTCCAATAACTACCCAGGAGACGTGGTCGCCTGTGTGCGTCCCGATGGGATGACGTGGCCTCACCGACGTCACTTCTCGTTCACGCCTTCTGTTCTCTTCTCAGTGACAGAAAGATGATATTTTTTTGATCTGGCTATGTAGATATGCACGATAATTCATTTTAATATTTCCGTTTCTAAAAAAAACAATTCTAAAACAGTGCTAAGTCAAACGATTTAAAGTTTAGCTAGATTTGTATAAAACTATATTTATCATCATTAGATTCGTCATGAAATATATTATTGTAGTATCTATTTGAAGCTATACATGTTGATaacttttctataaacttagtgaAACTTGTAAAAGATGGTTTGGCTTTGACCAGATCTAGAATTTTATCTTTTTGGAGACGGAGGTAGAACAAAGATAAGGAGTTCAGCTGTAAAAATGATATGCGAGTTAAAACAGTTAAATAGTTAATCATGTACAGGTACAGGCAGATGGATGATGAACAAGTAGTAAAGGGGGACTCGAAAACCCTAAACTGATTATCGTGTCTTGCAAGGGAATGGTTTACAGAGTACATGAGCCGATATACATGAATGAAGTTCAGAAACTGATGCAGATACAGTGAGATTTTTTGACTAACCTAAGCCTCTAGATTTCTTGTCGAGGATAAATAGCACCACATCCGACTGAGGTATTTTTTTTTCTGGTGATCCAGACTGCAGCTGGCTGTGCACACAAGTGAGAATCGCATTCACATTTCTCTGGCTACAAAAAATTACACGCCGCAGAGCTCAGGAATCCTTCAAAATTTATCCAAAATTATTCAGGTCTTCTGAATAACTCTAAGCTTTGCGCTTCTGCACCTCTGATTTAGTTTTTCCTCCTCTTGCGAGGGGGTTATTGGTCTTTTTGTGAGGACAGTTCCATTCCTTCCTTGCACTCTCTGGCCAAACCATTGTTCATCTTCATCTACGATGTCAGTGAGTGGCAGGTCATCTTTGTTGTCGTCTTCATCATCTGCTTCACCCCCATGGATGAGCTCCAAGAAAGTCTTCTTCACAATTCTGTCCTCCAGACTGTGGAATGAGATTACAGCAAGACGGCCACCTGTCGCTAGGCAGTCAAAGCATGAATGGAGTGAATCTTCTAAAACCCGCAGTTCATCATTAACTGCAATCCTGAGGGCCTGAAACACTCTTGTTGCAGTCTTAATCCAGCCTTGCCGCCCTGAAGTTTATCAACTATATCAAATGTCTTGCAAAATTATCTTCGTTTTGCTTGTTTGGAAATACGTTCTACTATATGCTACTTGCtacataaaaataaaataaaaaacttgAGAAACTGCAAGCAGAAAAGAGAAAATACACTGAAATGAAAACACCACATGACACTTCTGTAAATCGTTACAATTTTAGAACACTGAATTTGGCATTGAAAACCAAAATAAATGAGCCTCTGCATAACAATGACAGTAAAAAAAAATAACACCTTTAGTGGCAACATCGTAGAaaaatcacacataccgcttgaGATGCAACACATCCTTTGGATTAGTTTGACAAGATCCCCAGTAGAGTGCAAACCGCCCATAGCCCGGGCTTTAACAATTTGCTTCTGAACTGATTGCCAGTTGCTTTCCTCCCCATATTCACGCAGGATACGCCCAAGTTCAAGCTCCGGCCAAGAATTCAAAATGTCCTCTGCTCTTAAAGTTGCCTATATAATTTCATGTATAGTAGGATGTATAGGTAAGAGTGATACAACTTGAAGACAAAACCAAAGTTGATCTGAACTTTTTGGACATAGCAACTGTTTAGGACTTCAAACATGAATTTACACGACCATTCTTTGTTgtaaaaataagttttaaaattgAACAAAGGACATTGGAAGTGTAGCATAAAGTTCTAAATTGATTAATTCGACAAAAATGATATAAGAGTCTCTTCAACATCTTTTCTTTGACTGCGTAGTGGCGCAACAGCTTTGGCATATATTATCACAAGTTCTAAATGTAGAGGTAGGGAGTAAGCTCGAAAATATAGGAAAGTTCTGGTTTAGCAATAAAAAGCATGGGGTTCTTAACATGGTAACTTCTGCAGCGCTTTGGTGTATCTGGAAACTTAGAAATGATTTATGCTTCCAGAGAACTAGGTGGGAAGGTATGGATTTGGATTTGCTCTTCTTGAAGGTAGTGGCTATGGTACAGAATTGGCTAATTTTGTGCCAGGCAGAGAAAAAAGAGTCGCTGTTGAAGAAGCTAAAGGA encodes:
- the LOC136471068 gene encoding protein HIGH CHLOROPHYLL FLUORESCENCE PHENOTYPE 173, chloroplastic-like, whose product is MVVDRRDPKILLRHLLRAPDKASAEQPRISWDRTVNRTLPARFDRLVSRLTRASARWIMAAMAAPHCASSSSAFLGLPRSDGGRRYGNSCRFASTTRLATVSATLDKETAAAKPRRTRNRRPRKATKSGSTALLAPDEPAEAKNGGATEAPNGGLGGSGGMVALDDVIVNPVGLGRRSRQVFDEVWRKFSRLGQMSSAASAAVAEQDPAVLFRGGPMCDFTVPGAQDTTVLVVGAIGRIVVRKLMLRGYNVKVLVFSSPNWLIFSYTVSMAVTLTDAMGPLAFIFFCFVSVGGNGRSYVIILETGPLADTSQSKKDFARMNTKVGFCRVRVPFSSFHPVNPQDPPLNPFLVHTLTIRFEPKKQRPGDSSEGASDQRNFELKMEFIKALPSGQETDIVLVSCTGSGIEANRREQVLKAKKAGEDALRRSGLGYTIVRPGPLQEEPGGQRALIFDQGNRISQGISCADVADICVKALHDSTARNKSFDVCYEHVSEQGSELYELVAHLPDKANNYLAPALSVLEKNT